In Lepidochelys kempii isolate rLepKem1 chromosome 8, rLepKem1.hap2, whole genome shotgun sequence, a single genomic region encodes these proteins:
- the DMRTB1 gene encoding doublesex- and mab-3-related transcription factor B1, with protein sequence MQAEAAAMAEKAALRTPKCSRCRNHGFVVPVKGHTGHCRWKLCPCDKCALITERQKIMAAQKAMQGQDPDAPPRETSPPVACTPVHGKGRKVPAVGPNTSEHSSHVAGCEGAKTTPAASSRTRTRRALPAPSSPLFGDFAHPALPQECVVSPEYLEREPPKLYPGYSGMYSYHPFPMGFAINQPSCRGAPVSPGIPLQRGFRHVPSNHGPGSAAPLSMQDAGGDFQQGYYPTLPQFIPPGFLPGIHYIPPPLPLLAETPKEPSGK encoded by the exons ATGCAGGCTGAGGCGGCAGCGAtggcagagaaggcagctctgcgCACCCCCAAGTGCTCCCGCTGCCGGAACCATGGCTTTGTGGTGCCAGTCAAGGGCCATACGGGCCACTGCCGCTGGAAGCTCTGCCCCTGCGACAAGTGTGCGCTCATCACAGAGCGCCAGAAGATCATGGCAGCTCAGAAGGCGATGCAGGGGCAGGACCCGGATGCCCCACCCAGAGAGACGTCTCCGCCTGTGGCCTGCACCCCGGTTCATGGGAAAGGTCGGAAGGTTCCTGCAGTTGGCCCCAACACCTCTGAACACAGCAGCCACGTGGCCGGGTGTGAAGGAGCCAAGACCACCCCAGCAGCAAGCAGCAGAACCAGGACCCGCAGGGCACtacctgctcccagctccccactcttCGGGGACTTTG CCCATCCTGCTTTGCCTCAAGAATGTGTTGTCAGCCCAGAATACCTGGAGAGAGAACCTCCAAAACTGTATCCTGGGTACTCTGGTATGTACTCATACCACCCATTCCCCATGGGCTTTGCCATCAATCAGCCCAGCTGCAGAGGAGCACCAGTGTCTCCGGGGATCCCCCTTCAAAGAGGTTTCAGACATGTCCCTAGCAACCATGGACCAGGGAGTGCTGCTCCTCTGTCA ATGCAAGATGCAGGTGGAGATTTCCAACAAGGTTACTACCCTACCCTTCCTCAGTTTATACCTCCGGGCTTTCTGCCAGGGATTCACTACATTCCACCACCCCTTCCACTTCTGGCTGAAACACCCAAGGAACCATCTGGTAAGTAA